One genomic segment of Blattabacterium sp. (Blaberus giganteus) includes these proteins:
- the lepA gene encoding translation elongation factor 4: MHNIRNFCIIAHIDHGKSTLADRLLEFTKTVSEGNRNQLLDDMDLERERGITIKSHAVQMEYKHNNKIYILNLIDTPGHVDFSYEVSRSIAACEGALLVVDCTKSVQAQTISNLSLALKNHLVIIPVLNKIDLWDSIHKDVMKEIIELVGCKIEDIISVSAKIGLGINNVLNQIITRIPAPKGDPKGPLQAMIFDSSYNPFKGIEVLFRIKNGCIRKGQKLRFMSTGKVYHAYDIGTLKIKRISKNKINTGDVGYVVSGIKNTNEVKVGDTITDADKPATKAIQKFEEFKPMVFASIYPVNSNKYEELRSSIEKLQLNDSALSFSPESSPALGFGFRCGFLGFLHMEVVRDRLEREYDISVILTIPNVSYRIYMKNDKKVLINNPSDFPEMEHLKKVEEPYVLVSIITKNIYIGNVMSLCIERRGVMIGTHNYLTSERVKITFEIPLSEIIFDFYDKLKTISNGYASFDYKFIDYKSSDLKKITVLINREKIESFSILVHKTKAIFLARKICKELSVLIPKHQFSIPIQVSISGRIVARETIKALRKNVTDKCYGGDITRKRKLLEKQKKGKKKMRKIGKVEIPSSTFITFLKVKN, from the coding sequence ATTCATAACATTCGTAATTTTTGTATTATTGCGCACATAGATCACGGTAAAAGTACGTTGGCTGATCGTTTGTTAGAATTCACAAAAACAGTTTCAGAAGGAAACCGAAATCAGCTATTAGATGATATGGATTTAGAAAGAGAACGTGGAATCACTATTAAAAGTCATGCTGTTCAAATGGAATATAAACATAATAATAAAATATACATTCTTAATTTAATAGATACACCCGGACACGTAGATTTTTCATATGAAGTATCGCGTTCTATTGCTGCTTGTGAAGGAGCTTTACTTGTTGTAGATTGTACAAAAAGTGTGCAAGCACAAACAATATCGAATCTTTCTTTAGCATTAAAGAATCATCTAGTTATTATTCCCGTTTTGAACAAAATTGATTTATGGGATTCCATTCACAAAGACGTAATGAAAGAGATTATAGAATTAGTGGGATGTAAAATAGAAGATATTATTTCTGTTAGTGCAAAAATTGGACTAGGAATTAATAATGTTTTAAATCAAATAATAACACGTATTCCTGCACCAAAAGGAGATCCAAAAGGCCCTTTACAAGCTATGATTTTTGATTCTTCGTATAATCCATTTAAAGGAATTGAAGTATTATTTAGAATAAAAAATGGTTGTATACGAAAAGGACAAAAATTACGATTTATGTCTACAGGGAAAGTATATCATGCTTATGATATAGGGACTTTGAAGATAAAACGTATTTCAAAAAATAAAATTAATACAGGAGATGTTGGATATGTTGTTTCTGGGATAAAAAATACAAATGAAGTAAAAGTAGGTGACACAATAACAGATGCTGATAAACCAGCTACAAAAGCAATACAAAAATTTGAAGAATTTAAACCTATGGTTTTCGCTAGTATTTATCCTGTAAACTCCAATAAATATGAAGAATTACGTTCTTCTATAGAGAAATTGCAATTAAATGATTCCGCACTTTCTTTTAGTCCTGAATCTTCTCCAGCATTAGGATTTGGTTTTCGTTGTGGATTTTTAGGATTTCTTCATATGGAAGTTGTGAGAGATCGTTTAGAACGTGAATATGATATTTCTGTAATACTTACTATTCCTAACGTTTCCTATAGAATTTATATGAAAAATGATAAAAAAGTTTTAATTAATAATCCTTCAGATTTTCCGGAAATGGAACACTTAAAAAAAGTGGAAGAACCATATGTTTTAGTATCTATTATAACTAAAAATATTTACATAGGAAACGTAATGTCATTGTGTATAGAAAGACGAGGCGTTATGATTGGAACTCATAATTATCTAACTTCAGAAAGAGTAAAGATTACATTTGAAATACCTTTGTCTGAAATTATATTTGATTTTTATGATAAGTTAAAAACCATTTCTAATGGGTATGCTTCTTTTGATTATAAATTTATTGATTATAAAAGTTCGGATTTAAAAAAAATTACGGTATTGATTAATCGAGAAAAAATAGAATCTTTCTCTATTTTAGTTCATAAAACTAAAGCTATTTTTTTGGCTAGAAAAATATGTAAAGAGTTATCTGTATTAATTCCAAAACATCAATTTAGTATTCCTATTCAAGTTTCTATATCTGGAAGAATTGTAGCAAGAGAAACTATTAAAGCTTTAAGAAAAAATGTTACAGATAAATGTTATGGAGGGGATATTACCAGAAAAAGAAAACTTTTGGAAAAACAAAAGAAAGGAAAGAAAAAAATGCGTAAAATAGGAAAAGTAGAAATCCCATCATCTACTTTTATAACTTTTTTGAAAGTTAAAAATTAA
- a CDS encoding type I restriction enzyme HsdR N-terminal domain-containing protein, which yields MYCLNFFIEKHLLLKKVKNRIHVFCVIRKRFYLFTQEEMIRQYIIFLLKQVKNYKNSNIWVEYPLKINKLNKRLDILVQFNKEPHILIECKTPKIPITQKTFDQISIYNKTIKAPFLMISNGIKNFIFQVDKSNKKFSFLKYIP from the coding sequence ATGTATTGTTTAAATTTTTTTATAGAAAAACATTTACTTTTAAAAAAAGTAAAAAACAGAATTCATGTATTTTGCGTAATTAGAAAAAGATTTTATCTCTTTACTCAAGAAGAAATGATACGTCAATATATAATTTTTTTATTAAAACAAGTAAAAAATTATAAAAATTCCAATATATGGGTAGAATATCCTTTGAAAATAAATAAATTAAACAAACGATTAGATATTTTGGTTCAATTTAACAAAGAACCACATATACTCATTGAATGTAAAACTCCAAAAATTCCTATTACGCAAAAAACTTTTGATCAAATTTCTATATATAATAAAACGATTAAAGCTCCATTTTTAATGATAAGTAATGGAATAAAAAATTTCATTTTTCAAGTAGATAAGTCCAATAAAAAATTTTCATTTTTAAAATACATTCCATAA
- the pth gene encoding aminoacyl-tRNA hydrolase — MSYTHSHSIKKFLIIGLGNPGYLYKRTRHNLGFMILDQISNKYFFSFSKKKLGLISEFIYDDKLLFFLKPSTYINHSGIAVKYWMIKEKIILKNILIISDDIYLNFGDFRLKGKGGSGGHNGLKNIEKEIGTSHYARLRFGINKSHFDKKSYVLENWKNEEIDFIFSRLDIGIKIIFSFVKNGLQKTMNMFNRTIK; from the coding sequence ATGAGTTATACTCATTCACATAGCATAAAAAAATTTTTGATAATTGGATTAGGAAATCCAGGATATTTATACAAAAGAACTAGACATAATTTAGGATTTATGATTTTGGATCAAATATCTAATAAATATTTTTTTTCTTTTTCAAAAAAAAAACTAGGTTTGATTTCTGAATTCATTTATGATGATAAATTACTTTTTTTTTTAAAACCTTCCACTTATATAAATCATAGTGGTATAGCTGTTAAATATTGGATGATAAAAGAAAAAATTATATTAAAAAATATTCTTATAATATCTGATGATATTTATTTAAATTTTGGTGATTTTCGTTTAAAAGGTAAAGGAGGAAGTGGAGGCCATAATGGATTGAAAAATATTGAAAAAGAAATAGGAACATCTCATTATGCACGTCTTCGTTTTGGTATTAATAAAAGTCATTTTGACAAAAAATCTTATGTATTAGAGAATTGGAAAAATGAAGAAATAGACTTTATATTTTCTAGATTAGATATAGGGATAAAAATAATTTTTTCATTTGTAAAAAATGGACTACAAAAAACGATGAATATGTTTAATCGTACAATAAAATAA
- the trxB gene encoding thioredoxin-disulfide reductase produces MLFNKKKTQNCVIIGSGPAGYSAAIYTARADMNPLLFTGFQPGGQLTTTTDVDNYLGFPEGINGIDFMKNCRMQAERFNTKIINESVNRVILSNKKGGIHRIFFDQKKCIESRGLIIATGSRPKFLGINKEKKFLGLGVSFCATCDGFFHKEKDVAVIGGGDSALEEASYLAKICRKVYLIVRKDYFKASKILQCRILKKKNINILFYSNVTEIIGGNFLEGIKIFNKKNKKNRTILISGLFIAIGHTPNTEIFKNELDLNEKGYIIVEKGKTITSKPGVFAAGDVQDPDYRQAITSAGTGCMAALDLEKYYLLQT; encoded by the coding sequence ATGTTATTCAACAAAAAAAAAACACAAAATTGTGTAATTATTGGATCTGGTCCTGCTGGTTACTCTGCGGCTATATATACGGCAAGAGCTGATATGAATCCTCTTCTTTTTACAGGATTTCAACCAGGAGGACAATTGACTACTACTACTGATGTGGATAATTATCTTGGATTTCCTGAAGGAATTAATGGAATCGATTTTATGAAGAATTGTAGAATGCAAGCAGAACGTTTTAATACTAAAATAATCAATGAATCTGTGAATCGTGTTATTTTATCTAATAAAAAAGGAGGAATACATCGCATTTTTTTTGATCAAAAAAAATGTATAGAAAGTAGAGGATTAATTATTGCAACAGGTTCTAGGCCTAAATTTTTAGGAATTAATAAAGAAAAAAAATTTCTTGGATTAGGAGTTTCTTTTTGTGCGACTTGTGATGGTTTTTTTCATAAAGAAAAAGATGTTGCAGTAATAGGAGGTGGAGATTCTGCCTTAGAAGAAGCAAGTTATTTAGCAAAAATTTGTAGAAAAGTATATTTAATAGTTAGAAAAGATTATTTTAAAGCATCTAAAATTTTACAATGTCGTATTTTAAAAAAAAAAAATATCAATATTTTATTTTATTCTAATGTAACAGAAATTATTGGAGGTAATTTCTTGGAAGGGATTAAAATTTTTAATAAAAAAAATAAAAAAAATCGAACTATTTTGATTAGTGGTTTATTTATTGCGATTGGTCATACGCCTAATACAGAAATTTTTAAAAATGAATTAGATTTGAATGAAAAAGGATATATTATTGTAGAAAAAGGGAAAACTATAACTAGTAAACCTGGAGTTTTTGCGGCAGGAGATGTGCAAGATCCTGATTATCGTCAAGCTATAACTTCTGCTGGAACTGGATGTATGGCTGCATTAGATTTGGAAAAATATTATTTATTACAAACATAA
- the gap gene encoding type I glyceraldehyde-3-phosphate dehydrogenase, which yields MSIKIGINGIGRIGKLVLLTALNRKDIKVVSINDLVSIEYLAYMLKYDSIHGNFKGNVRIEDNNYLILNEKRIKVTNEKYPEKLNWGNLNIEYVVESTGLFLTKDLANAHLKSGAKKVILSAPPKDNIPMFVMGVNHENMKKDQNIVSNASCTTNCLSPIVKVLNDNFGISKGFMTTIHASTATQKVVDSISDKDWRGGRSSLLNIIPASTGAANAVGKIIPSLNGKLTGMSFRVPVADVSVLDFTVNLKTSTNFDKVKCCMKEASKTTLKGILGYTEDAVVSSDFIGDERISIFDANSSLMLNSNFLKIVSWYDNEVGYSTKLLDLIDYMHDL from the coding sequence ATGTCTATAAAAATAGGAATTAATGGAATTGGAAGAATAGGAAAATTGGTTTTATTAACGGCTTTAAATAGAAAGGATATTAAAGTAGTATCTATTAACGATTTAGTTTCTATAGAATATTTAGCTTATATGTTAAAATATGATTCCATTCATGGAAATTTTAAAGGAAATGTTCGTATTGAAGATAATAATTATCTAATATTAAATGAAAAACGAATAAAGGTCACTAATGAAAAATATCCTGAAAAACTAAATTGGGGAAATTTGAATATAGAATATGTTGTTGAATCTACTGGCCTTTTTTTAACAAAAGATTTAGCTAATGCGCATTTAAAATCAGGTGCGAAGAAAGTGATTTTATCAGCTCCTCCTAAAGATAATATTCCTATGTTTGTCATGGGAGTCAATCATGAAAATATGAAAAAAGATCAAAATATTGTATCTAATGCTTCTTGCACAACAAATTGTCTCTCTCCAATTGTTAAAGTTTTAAATGATAATTTTGGAATATCTAAAGGATTTATGACAACTATACATGCCTCTACTGCAACTCAAAAAGTTGTTGATTCTATTTCTGATAAAGATTGGAGGGGAGGAAGATCTTCATTGCTTAATATCATTCCAGCATCAACAGGTGCGGCCAATGCCGTAGGAAAAATTATTCCTAGTTTAAATGGTAAATTGACAGGAATGTCTTTTAGAGTTCCTGTTGCTGATGTGTCTGTTTTGGATTTTACAGTTAATCTAAAAACTAGTACAAATTTTGATAAAGTTAAATGTTGTATGAAAGAAGCTTCTAAAACTACATTAAAAGGTATATTAGGATATACGGAAGATGCTGTTGTTTCATCAGATTTTATAGGAGATGAAAGAATTTCTATTTTTGATGCAAATTCTAGTCTTATGTTAAATTCGAATTTTTTAAAAATTGTATCTTGGTACGATAATGAAGTTGGTTATTCTACCAAATTATTAGATCTTATTGATTATATGCATGATTTGTAA
- the sucD gene encoding succinate--CoA ligase subunit alpha, whose protein sequence is MSILIDENIKVLVQGLTGKEGLFHTEQMINYGTSIVGGITPGKGGHMYLGVPIFNTIEEAVNQTGGNVSVIFVPSAFASDAILESIYMNIQVIVCITEGIPVSDMIRVKHFLKGKKSCLIGPNCPGIISPEKSKVGIMPNSIFKKKGNVGIISRSGTLTYEAADQIVKLGCGISTAIGIGGDSIIGMNIKEVMKLFLHDSETECIVMIGEIGGRLEVEAAEWMKKLKNKKPVIGFIAGQTAPKGKTMGHAGAIIEKEIETAQEKMKIMEKNGIHIVKSPDNIGNTVYEVLHSSV, encoded by the coding sequence ATGAGTATTTTGATAGATGAAAACATAAAAGTCCTTGTACAAGGATTAACTGGAAAAGAAGGATTATTTCATACTGAACAAATGATAAATTATGGTACTTCCATAGTGGGAGGAATAACACCAGGGAAAGGAGGTCATATGTATTTAGGTGTTCCAATTTTTAATACTATTGAAGAAGCAGTAAATCAAACAGGAGGAAATGTTAGCGTAATTTTTGTTCCTTCTGCTTTTGCTTCTGATGCTATTTTAGAATCTATTTACATGAATATACAAGTTATTGTTTGTATAACAGAAGGAATTCCTGTTTCAGATATGATTCGAGTCAAGCATTTTTTAAAAGGAAAAAAATCTTGTTTAATAGGACCAAATTGTCCTGGAATTATTTCTCCAGAAAAATCAAAAGTAGGAATAATGCCTAATTCAATTTTTAAAAAAAAAGGAAATGTAGGTATTATTTCTAGATCAGGAACTCTAACTTATGAAGCAGCAGATCAAATTGTAAAATTAGGGTGTGGTATTTCCACTGCTATTGGGATAGGAGGAGATTCTATTATTGGAATGAATATAAAAGAAGTTATGAAACTATTTTTGCATGATTCAGAAACAGAATGTATTGTTATGATTGGAGAGATAGGAGGGCGATTAGAAGTTGAAGCGGCTGAATGGATGAAAAAATTGAAAAATAAGAAACCTGTGATAGGTTTTATAGCTGGACAAACGGCTCCAAAAGGAAAAACAATGGGACATGCTGGAGCTATTATAGAAAAAGAAATAGAGACAGCACAGGAAAAAATGAAAATCATGGAAAAAAATGGAATACATATTGTAAAATCTCCAGATAATATAGGAAATACCGTGTATGAAGTTCTTCATTCATCAGTATGA